GGGGGCACGCGGGCAAACAACTCCGGCGGCTCCGGCTCGATAGGAATCCACGTCGAGTCGATTTCGGAATGCGCGGAAATGATCTTGCGAAGGTTTTGTAACACCGTCGCCGTGCCGCCAAACCACATGCCGGTAAACAGCAGACTCGGTCTTCTTCCTCCGCCGTTGGAGGTGGTATTCTCTGCAGGAGAGTTCATCATGTTATGCTGATTTCATGTTGAGAACATCGCCAAGTTCGCGGAGGCTTTCCGCATTCCAGCGTTCAACAAACCCGTATGCCGACTGCACGAGTGACCGCGCAAACGGCGGATTCTGTACAATCTTGACAACTGCATCCGCGAACGCGCGCGGAGTGTCCGCGACAAGAAATGCCTTGCCCGCGCCATCTTCCAATCCGCGTGAGCCGGCGGGTGACGCAACAACGGGCCTGCTGTATCCGAGCGCTTCGATCGTTTTAATGCAAAGCCCGGTGCTGAACTGAATCGGGTTGATGACAACATCGGCGTCCGTGTAGAGAGGAACAAGATCGTCAACAACACCAAGCTTCACACAATGCGGCGAATGTTCTATCATATCGCAAATGTTCCCTGCAATATGAAGGGTCGAATCGGGAAGTTGCTGCCTGACGAGCGGAAAAACCTCCCGGATGAAATGCCGGATGCCGTGTATGTTCGTTCCCGCATCAGAACCGATGAAGAGAAGTTTCGCTCCCGCCGGATCGGGTTGAGGAAGCGAATGCAGCGGGGCAATATGCCGGACCGTTATGATGCGCCTGTCCGTTAACGTCGCAAAATACTCCTTCTCCTTGTCCTGAATGGCGACCGCAACATGCGCTCGGTTCAATGCTTTTGCCTCTTCGCCGGCCGTTGTGCAATACCAGCCGTACGATTGCCCCGCATCCTTGTACAGCAGGTGACGCAAAGTAAACACGTCGTGTGTATCGATAATTTTGAGGACGCCGTTGCCGAACCGTTCCAACGCTTTCGACCAGAAGATGTACTCAACGATCACGGCATCGAACGGAATTCTGCCCGCAAGCTGATCGAGATAAGCGTCGAGAGCCGCATCATAGCGGTAATCAACGGGTAGGATTTCCTTGAAGCCCTGATGGAAGAGAAACCGCAAGCGCCCTGCGTACCGTTTCAGACTGCGCGGAGGGTAGCGGTACGGCACGCAATAAAAATTCTCACCCCACCAATCCGCCATCGCCTTCTCGTCCGCTTTCCACGGTTCAGTATTCACGCAGAGGAAGTGGACGTCATGCCCCATCCCGCGCAGACTTGTCAGGAGTAGCTGAATGCGAGTCCGGTTGCCCGCAATCTGCGGATGTGTCGGAATAGGTGATATGACGAGAATACGTTTCACTCTTAGTTTCAGTTCGTGCTTGCAAGATTCTGAAGCAGATCCAGGGTTTCGTTCACCATCGTTTCCTCTGAAAACAGCCGCGCCCGCTCGGCGGCGTGCACTGCATACTGGTTCATTTCGGCGGGATGCTCAAGCGCGCGGCAAATTGCCGTTTCGAGATGCAAGCCATCCCCGGCCCGAAAGACGATTCCGTGAACCTCATGCTCGACAATTTCTGTAATTCCGCTCGCGTCGGAAGTGACAACAGGCAACCCGGACGCCATTGCTTCCAGCAACGCGAACGGGTGACCCTCAAACCGGGTGGGGAAAACGAATATATCGGAAGCCTGCATCAACCGCGAGACATCTTTGCGATGACCGGGCAGCAACACTCTATCACGGATGCCTTCCACTTCCAGTGAACGAACAAGATTCTCGCGTTCCTCGCCTTCACCGGCCCAGACGAAGTACACTTCGGGGAACTTCCGCGCAATATCCCTGATAACCGGAACGAGAATATCATATCCCTTCTGACGGGATAAGCGGCCTACCGTAAGAAGAAGTCGTGCTGTATTATTGAGGCCCAGATCGGCACGAACTTCGGCACGAACTGCCAGATTGGTTTGACTCGCGCTTTGTTTCGCAGAGGCCGGTTTAGTCCCGTTGTAAATGCGGAAGATTTTCTCCCGCGGGATGTTGAAGGATTGACTCAGGAGCATCCGATTGTTTTCAGACACAGAAACACAATGTAGAAATCGTGAAAGTGCCCATTGATACCGGCGAAGTTTCAACTCTTCAAAATTCAGCCGTGAGGGAACAAGCTGGAAGACAACGGCAGTCCGGATGCGCAACGTTCTGCACGCCAGCATACTTCCCAGTCCCCATTCCGGCCAGGGGAGACCAAGCTGTACAACATCCGGCCTGATCCGCATCAGCAGTATGAGTGTCCGAACGTAGTGTGCGCCAAGAACCCGGATATTCGGCATCGTACGGACAAATTTTTCTTCTATATCAAGCGGATGGTATCGTACATCCAACCGTTCACAATCATCTCTGAGCGAACGCGTTGCTTCAAGGAACGGAAACGCTGCGTGAACCTGGAATTGTCTCTTCATTGCCGCCGCGGCAATGGTCAGGGCATATTCCTCGTTCCCTCCGCGTTGTGTAGAGGGAAGAATCTGAAGGAGTTTCATACGCCGTTCCGTGCATCTGAAAACATCACCTGTCGGGTATCCATCAGTGACGCGCCCCTACGTTTTCAACCACTGGAGCAGTTGCCGTTCGAACACTCTTCCGTTCATATCAAACACCCCGAACCGAGGAAGCTGAAGGGGGTCGCTACCATATTGAATCGTTGAGTTCTCTACTGTGCATGCTGCGGAAAATCCTGCTTGCTTCACTATGGAAACCGTAGTTGCATCATACCGTCCGAACGGGTACGAGAAGCTCGCTACATCAGCGCTCAACAGATTCTCGATGCATTTCTTGCTTTCTTCTATCTCCCGCCGCTGAACATCTTCCGGGTGGTGTGAAAGCATCGCATGGCTCACTGTGTGAGGACCAACCTCCACCAATCCGCCCAGCGCCAGCGTTACCACTTCTTCATGCAAGAGAGAACGGTGGGTCGGGCGGAGGCACGACTCTTTGCCCGCCCATGACACGATCGCATCGAGCATCATGCGACGGGAGACATCCGGAAGAGGCCTCAGCCACTCCCATACAGAGTAGTAGAAGTTCAACCGCGGGCTCTTGGTTCCGCGGGCACAGTCATTTCGATACTCACCTTCAGTATACGATGACGCCGCGCCGAGATTCCAATCGCGGGTGTTATTGTCCATGCTCAGACTTAGTCGAGGGGGTAATGTACCGGGCTGCAGAAGGGCCTGATCAAGTTCATCCCACCAATACTCCTTTTGGGATCCGAGGTAACCCGTTGTCACGAAAACCGTTGCGGGAGTGTCGTACCGCTCCAGTAGAGGCTTTGCCGTGTAGAGATTATTGGCATATCCGTCATCGAACGTAACGGCCACTGCACGCGGAGGTACATTGCCTTCATGAACGGCTGCCGCCAGTTTCTGCAAACTCATCGGACGCGCACGCTTTCTCAGTACTTCAAGTTGCGCAGCGAAATTTTCCGGGCTCACGCATAGATACCAGGGGTCGACATCCATTTCCGCAATGCGGTGGTACATGAGGATGATTCCTTTGTGCTGAACGGATGTGATGATCCTGTTCATCATCTCCCTTCCTGCATTGACGCCTCTTCGCAACAGAGTCATTGTTTCGCTCCGATGAGCGAGCCGATTGCATTCTTCCCGCGCCTCAATGCCTGCACGATGCGCGAGGCCGTCGGATGGCGTGCATGCCAGATCGTCTTGAGCTGCTGCTGCATTAAGAGGCTGACGTCTTCGTCGTGAATGTCGCTGGCAATCATGTACGATTTCAGCCATTGCAGAAATTGTAACCGGGTAACAGCCCATCCCTGAACACCGACCGCAGAACACATCGACGCGGGGTGCTGCCGGTACCGGTACCAACTTGCGCTCGAGATGTATCCGTGATACCGTAGGCACAGTTTTGCGTGAAACACCTGGTCTTCATACATCCCGCGGAAGGCATCTTCATATCCCCCGACTGTATTCACAATATCGCGCCGGACCATGACGTCCGCGGTGAGCGCCGCATATTCATCCTTCAGCCACATAAGCAGGATCACGGGCGGCGCAAGCAGGGTATCAAACGGGACGGTGAAGTTCTGGTACGTGTCCCGATCACGATCCTCTTTGTTTCCCGCCCAGCTGTGCCAGCGTTCTGTTCGGCCGCATGCGAAGGCGGCATCGGGGTGGGTTTCGAGAACCCGGGTTTGTTCTTCAAGCTTCTTCACATTGTACACATCGTCCGCGTCAAGAAATGCAATGTACTTGCCGCGGGCATTCTGAATCGCGAGATTCCGGGAGGCACTCATGCCGCGGTTGCTGTGGTTCTGATGCTCGAAGTAGAAGATCTTGTCCGGAGAACGATCGACGAATGAGCGCGCTATGCGTGTGCTTTCGTCGGTCGAGCCGTCATCGACCAGAAGCAGCTCCCAGTCGGTACAAGTCTGATTCAGAACACTGGTGATTGCCTCCTCGATGAATTTTCCGGTATTCAAAAAGATCATGATGACGGAAACCAGCGGATTGCTCTTGTTCGTATGTACGTTTCCGGAACTCATCTTCCGCTACATCTTGAAATTGGGATTAAATCCGGCATCGAGAATGCCGTTCAATTTCTGCTCGAACGCTTTGAAGGAATATATTCCTTCAATGTACTTCCGCGCCTCGGCGCCGCGTTGCTCCAGTCGCTTTTTGTCGGAGAGCATATCCTCCAGCGCGGCCTGAAACTGCCCGAGTGTTGTATCATCCAAACCGTCGCCAAGATTGTCGCCCGTGTACGTTCCGAACTTGCTGACCAGATTATCAGGATCAACACTGCTGAGAATAGGCGTATGACACGACAACGCCTCAAGGAAGGAACAGGGCAACCCTTCATGTATGCTTGTGTTGACAAGGACCCAGGATTCCGTGAGAACCTTCTCTTTCTGTTCTCCCTGAACAAGCCCGAGAAATTTCAGGTTATCGACCGACCGGTATTTCTCGATAATCGGATTCATAATCTCGGGATAACTTGAGTTCCCGCAGACGAGGAATTCCACATGCTTGAATCTCTTCGCCAGCTCGAAGTAGATCCAGGGTCGCTTCACAGGATCGAGCCTGCCAAGCAAAGTGACGGTCGGGCGCTCGGCCTTCTTGAGCCTTTCCAACGGGAGATAGTGAATCGGATTGGGGAGAAAGTGAGGGGTAAACTCCCGCGGACCGTAAAGTCGTTGCCCCCGTGGCGTAAGGAAATGCGCGTTAGTGACAAACATAATCGGCCGGCCGGTAGTTTGACTATCCTCGTACACCTTGGCAAAAAACTCTCGTTCTTCTCTTGCATAGCCCATGAACTCGTCAATGGATGTCATGTTATTCGCCGGAAGTTCAGTCTCGACTGTGACAATCTTCTCCAACTCCGTTTCGCCCTTCGGATCGCGGAGCCAAATGAGCAGCGGCGCCTTCGGCATTGCGTCGAGCGAAAACCCATAGCCGGGGTAAAGATCAATGCTCAACAGAAAATCAAACTGTTTGTTCGCATCGAAGGAGTACTTGACATGGTTTCTCGCATAATGACTATGCAAATCGGGGATGGTGTATACGAGACTGTCGCCAACGGGAAACTTCCAATCCGGTAGCCCGGAAAGCGTTCTGTTGAACAAGGCCGCAGAGCGGAAGGCCTTATTCTGCCTTCCGCCGTAAAATTGTGTGATGACTTTCGCCGTCATCCCGAAGCCGCCGATGTCGCAGAGTTTGTCTTTGAGAAAACTCTCCGCAAAGAACTCCTCCGAAAGAAAGCCGAAAACCTTCTTCTTCTTAAAAAGGCGCTTTACGCCAAATATCACCCAAAAGACTGCCGGAAGAATTTTCAACACAAGTCTCCCGGCGATCCGGTTTTTTATGCCAGTGATGTTCATCTTTATTCCCCTTATTCTGCGACAACGCCGATTGGCCGCACTGATTACGGCGGCATTATCCTGCGTTCTTGTCTGTTCCCAGTCCTTCGTCCAGGCGCAGAACCCCCAGCCCCGAACGAATGTTGCTTTCCAGATTAAAATGTTGTTTGACAAAATCCCGCGCGTTGGCTGAGATTTCACGTCTCTTTTCATCACAAAGATCGAGAACTTTCTGCACGCCTT
Above is a genomic segment from Bacteroidota bacterium containing:
- a CDS encoding glycosyltransferase family 4 protein, with product MKRILVISPIPTHPQIAGNRTRIQLLLTSLRGMGHDVHFLCVNTEPWKADEKAMADWWGENFYCVPYRYPPRSLKRYAGRLRFLFHQGFKEILPVDYRYDAALDAYLDQLAGRIPFDAVIVEYIFWSKALERFGNGVLKIIDTHDVFTLRHLLYKDAGQSYGWYCTTAGEEAKALNRAHVAVAIQDKEKEYFATLTDRRIITVRHIAPLHSLPQPDPAGAKLLFIGSDAGTNIHGIRHFIREVFPLVRQQLPDSTLHIAGNICDMIEHSPHCVKLGVVDDLVPLYTDADVVINPIQFSTGLCIKTIEALGYSRPVVASPAGSRGLEDGAGKAFLVADTPRAFADAVVKIVQNPPFARSLVQSAYGFVERWNAESLRELGDVLNMKSA
- a CDS encoding glycosyltransferase family 2 protein, whose product is MSSGNVHTNKSNPLVSVIMIFLNTGKFIEEAITSVLNQTCTDWELLLVDDGSTDESTRIARSFVDRSPDKIFYFEHQNHSNRGMSASRNLAIQNARGKYIAFLDADDVYNVKKLEEQTRVLETHPDAAFACGRTERWHSWAGNKEDRDRDTYQNFTVPFDTLLAPPVILLMWLKDEYAALTADVMVRRDIVNTVGGYEDAFRGMYEDQVFHAKLCLRYHGYISSASWYRYRQHPASMCSAVGVQGWAVTRLQFLQWLKSYMIASDIHDEDVSLLMQQQLKTIWHARHPTASRIVQALRRGKNAIGSLIGAKQ
- a CDS encoding glycosyltransferase, with the translated sequence MNITGIKNRIAGRLVLKILPAVFWVIFGVKRLFKKKKVFGFLSEEFFAESFLKDKLCDIGGFGMTAKVITQFYGGRQNKAFRSAALFNRTLSGLPDWKFPVGDSLVYTIPDLHSHYARNHVKYSFDANKQFDFLLSIDLYPGYGFSLDAMPKAPLLIWLRDPKGETELEKIVTVETELPANNMTSIDEFMGYAREEREFFAKVYEDSQTTGRPIMFVTNAHFLTPRGQRLYGPREFTPHFLPNPIHYLPLERLKKAERPTVTLLGRLDPVKRPWIYFELAKRFKHVEFLVCGNSSYPEIMNPIIEKYRSVDNLKFLGLVQGEQKEKVLTESWVLVNTSIHEGLPCSFLEALSCHTPILSSVDPDNLVSKFGTYTGDNLGDGLDDTTLGQFQAALEDMLSDKKRLEQRGAEARKYIEGIYSFKAFEQKLNGILDAGFNPNFKM
- a CDS encoding polysaccharide deacetylase family protein; translated protein: MTLLRRGVNAGREMMNRIITSVQHKGIILMYHRIAEMDVDPWYLCVSPENFAAQLEVLRKRARPMSLQKLAAAVHEGNVPPRAVAVTFDDGYANNLYTAKPLLERYDTPATVFVTTGYLGSQKEYWWDELDQALLQPGTLPPRLSLSMDNNTRDWNLGAASSYTEGEYRNDCARGTKSPRLNFYYSVWEWLRPLPDVSRRMMLDAIVSWAGKESCLRPTHRSLLHEEVVTLALGGLVEVGPHTVSHAMLSHHPEDVQRREIEESKKCIENLLSADVASFSYPFGRYDATTVSIVKQAGFSAACTVENSTIQYGSDPLQLPRFGVFDMNGRVFERQLLQWLKT
- a CDS encoding glycosyltransferase family 4 protein, coding for MKLLQILPSTQRGGNEEYALTIAAAAMKRQFQVHAAFPFLEATRSLRDDCERLDVRYHPLDIEEKFVRTMPNIRVLGAHYVRTLILLMRIRPDVVQLGLPWPEWGLGSMLACRTLRIRTAVVFQLVPSRLNFEELKLRRYQWALSRFLHCVSVSENNRMLLSQSFNIPREKIFRIYNGTKPASAKQSASQTNLAVRAEVRADLGLNNTARLLLTVGRLSRQKGYDILVPVIRDIARKFPEVYFVWAGEGEERENLVRSLEVEGIRDRVLLPGHRKDVSRLMQASDIFVFPTRFEGHPFALLEAMASGLPVVTSDASGITEIVEHEVHGIVFRAGDGLHLETAICRALEHPAEMNQYAVHAAERARLFSEETMVNETLDLLQNLASTN